From Paracoccus suum, the proteins below share one genomic window:
- the arsB gene encoding ACR3 family arsenite efflux transporter: MSVFERYLTLWIALAIALGIGIGATAPGLVEAVAAAEVASVNLVVAVLIWAMVYPMMVGVDLQAVAGVARQPKGLLITLAVNWLIKPFTMAFLAVLFFDYVFAPWIEPEDAAQYTAGLILLGAAPCTAMVFVWSQLTRGDATYTLVQVSVNDLVMVVAYAPLVAFLLGVTDIAVPWETLVLATVLYIVLPLIAGLLTRRRLGSPEAIDAFSARIKPWSMMGLITTVVILFGLQGEKILANPVVIAMIAVPILIQSYGIFALAYAAAWTMKVPHRIAAPCAMIGTSNFFELAVAVAISLFGLGSGAALATVVGVLVEVPVMLTLVAFANRTRKRFPQSEEDVVHSSSRIVELD; the protein is encoded by the coding sequence ATGAGTGTCTTCGAACGTTATCTCACCCTCTGGATTGCACTTGCGATCGCCTTGGGTATCGGAATCGGGGCCACGGCGCCCGGGCTCGTCGAGGCCGTGGCAGCAGCAGAAGTGGCCAGCGTCAATCTGGTGGTGGCGGTGCTGATCTGGGCCATGGTCTATCCGATGATGGTCGGCGTCGACCTTCAGGCTGTTGCTGGCGTCGCCCGCCAGCCGAAGGGCCTTTTGATCACGCTGGCGGTGAACTGGCTGATCAAGCCGTTCACTATGGCGTTTCTGGCGGTTCTGTTCTTCGATTACGTGTTCGCGCCCTGGATCGAGCCGGAGGATGCCGCTCAGTATACCGCCGGGCTGATCCTGCTTGGTGCTGCGCCCTGCACGGCGATGGTCTTCGTATGGTCTCAGCTGACCCGCGGCGACGCGACCTACACGCTGGTGCAGGTCTCGGTCAACGATCTCGTCATGGTGGTCGCCTACGCGCCGCTCGTGGCCTTTCTTCTCGGCGTGACCGATATCGCCGTGCCTTGGGAAACGCTGGTGCTGGCGACGGTGCTCTACATCGTCCTGCCGTTGATCGCGGGCCTGCTGACCCGGCGCCGGCTTGGCTCGCCCGAGGCGATCGACGCGTTCTCGGCCCGGATCAAGCCGTGGTCGATGATGGGCCTGATCACGACCGTGGTGATCCTCTTCGGCCTGCAGGGAGAGAAGATCCTCGCGAACCCCGTGGTGATCGCCATGATCGCGGTGCCGATCCTGATCCAGAGCTATGGCATCTTCGCGCTGGCCTATGCCGCCGCCTGGACGATGAAGGTCCCACACCGGATCGCCGCACCCTGCGCCATGATCGGCACCTCCAACTTCTTCGAACTCGCGGTCGCGGTGGCGATCAGCCTCTTCGGCCTGGGCTCGGGCGCGGCGCTTGCCACGGTGGTGGGGGTGCTGGTCGAGGTGCCGGTGATGCTGACGCTGGTCGCGTTTGCGAACCGCACCCGCAAGCGCTTCCCGCAGTCCGAAGAAGACGTCGTGCATTCCAGTTCGAGAATTGTGGAATTAGATTGA
- a CDS encoding ArsR/SmtB family transcription factor, which translates to MELETAAHQLEALGNPNRLQIYRTLVRAGRAGLAVGQVQEQVGLPASTLSHHLKRLIDRGLVRQDRAGNSLICHAEYPAMSALLGFLADECCADETCGPSSDRAPEKVAG; encoded by the coding sequence ATGGAACTCGAAACAGCAGCTCATCAGCTCGAGGCGCTCGGCAATCCGAACCGCCTGCAGATCTACCGGACGCTGGTGCGTGCCGGGCGAGCCGGTCTGGCGGTCGGTCAGGTTCAGGAACAGGTCGGACTGCCCGCCTCGACGCTGTCGCACCATCTGAAGCGATTGATCGACCGTGGACTTGTGCGACAGGATAGGGCGGGCAACAGCCTCATCTGCCACGCCGAGTATCCGGCCATGAGCGCGCTGCTGGGGTTTCTGGCCGACGAATGCTGCGCCGATGAAACGTGTGGACCGTCTTCGGATCGCGCGCCCGAGAAGGTGGCGGGGTGA
- a CDS encoding FAD-dependent oxidoreductase, with amino-acid sequence MLISELPVAVIGAGPVGLAAAAHLLRRGLQPLIFERGTSAGATVAQWAHVRVFSPWEYNVDAEARVLLEENDWIAPVPDYMPTGAELIRDYLAPLAAHPAIAPNLRLDAEVLAVTRKGHSKLSGEGRDAAPFVVLWRDAAGERRRALARAVIDASGTWVKPNPIGLDGLPVEGEIENRDRIHYGIPDVLGATREDYAGRHTLVIGAGHSAINAALDLMDLQEQEPGTRITWATRSGGIERVLGGGLNDQLPGRGRLGLRAAEAVQSRRVSFHSPFSVERIAAEGEALRVLGTEDGRPAELTVDRIVVATGFRPDLTPLSELRLSLDPSVEATPALAPLIDPNLHSCGTVRPHEVVELAHPERDFYIVGMKSYGRAPTFLMTTGYEQVRSVVAELAGDAVAARQVHLKLPETGVCRTRSTIDATADACCAPPKAPAKEATCCGGPPKANAAACCVADELAKAEGESGCGCNTAARASLPA; translated from the coding sequence ATGCTGATTTCCGAACTTCCAGTGGCCGTGATCGGCGCAGGTCCTGTGGGGCTCGCGGCAGCCGCCCATCTGCTTCGGCGCGGGCTCCAGCCTCTGATCTTCGAACGAGGCACCTCGGCTGGCGCGACGGTGGCCCAGTGGGCGCATGTCCGCGTGTTTTCGCCTTGGGAATACAACGTCGACGCAGAGGCGCGCGTGTTGCTCGAAGAGAACGACTGGATCGCGCCAGTACCCGATTACATGCCGACTGGCGCGGAGCTGATCCGCGACTATCTCGCTCCACTCGCCGCACATCCGGCGATCGCCCCGAACCTGCGGCTTGACGCCGAGGTTCTGGCGGTCACCCGGAAAGGGCATTCGAAGCTTTCGGGCGAGGGCCGCGACGCGGCGCCCTTCGTCGTTCTCTGGCGGGATGCTGCGGGAGAGCGGCGCCGTGCGCTGGCAAGGGCGGTCATCGACGCCTCCGGCACGTGGGTGAAGCCGAATCCGATCGGACTTGACGGGCTGCCCGTCGAGGGGGAGATCGAGAACCGCGACCGCATCCACTACGGCATTCCCGACGTACTCGGCGCAACGCGCGAGGACTATGCCGGCAGGCATACGCTCGTGATCGGCGCGGGCCATTCGGCGATCAACGCCGCCCTCGACCTGATGGATCTGCAGGAGCAGGAGCCGGGCACGCGGATCACCTGGGCCACGCGCTCGGGCGGCATCGAGCGCGTGCTAGGCGGCGGCCTCAACGACCAGCTTCCCGGCCGCGGCAGGCTCGGACTGCGGGCGGCCGAGGCAGTGCAGTCGCGACGGGTCAGCTTCCATTCGCCTTTCTCCGTCGAGCGGATTGCGGCCGAAGGCGAGGCCCTGCGGGTCCTCGGCACAGAGGACGGGCGTCCGGCAGAACTGACGGTGGACCGCATCGTTGTCGCCACTGGCTTCCGCCCCGATCTGACGCCGCTGTCCGAGTTGCGCCTGTCGCTCGACCCGTCGGTCGAAGCTACGCCGGCGCTGGCGCCGCTGATCGACCCTAACCTCCACTCCTGCGGAACCGTCCGGCCTCACGAGGTGGTCGAACTCGCACATCCCGAGCGCGACTTCTACATCGTCGGGATGAAGAGCTACGGCCGCGCCCCGACCTTCCTGATGACCACAGGGTATGAGCAGGTTCGCTCGGTCGTCGCCGAACTGGCCGGCGACGCCGTCGCTGCTCGGCAGGTGCACCTGAAGCTTCCCGAGACGGGCGTTTGCAGGACCAGGTCCACAATCGACGCAACGGCGGATGCTTGCTGCGCACCTCCGAAAGCGCCGGCGAAGGAGGCGACCTGCTGCGGCGGCCCGCCCAAGGCGAATGCCGCCGCGTGCTGCGTCGCCGACGAGCTCGCCAAGGCCGAGGGGGAAAGTGGCTGTGGCTGCAATACGGCTGCGCGGGCCAGCCTCCCGGCATGA
- a CDS encoding methyltransferase family protein encodes MLSPFGWSALAVLFGYLALFFWGSAVAAQAAGKPVWLFARASGRDRAAAFGFRAAFILAFFGPLLWIVWPMLHKVDPFWTEGRAVALGIIGIFIAGLGAMVAFAAQMSMGSSWRVGVVSGATGSLVSGGLYQFSRNPTFVGQFALLAGVALAVPAVPTILAPILFLWSAATQVRSEEAVLREALGPDYDRYVASVPRWIGIPRKAAP; translated from the coding sequence ATGCTGTCTCCGTTCGGCTGGTCGGCGCTCGCCGTCCTTTTCGGCTATCTCGCGCTTTTTTTCTGGGGCAGCGCCGTCGCGGCACAGGCGGCAGGGAAACCGGTCTGGCTGTTTGCCCGCGCCTCAGGACGCGACCGCGCGGCCGCTTTCGGGTTCCGCGCCGCGTTCATCCTCGCTTTTTTCGGACCCCTCCTCTGGATAGTTTGGCCGATGTTGCACAAGGTCGATCCCTTCTGGACCGAAGGAAGAGCCGTTGCGCTTGGCATCATCGGTATCTTCATCGCGGGCCTTGGCGCGATGGTGGCCTTTGCAGCTCAGATGTCGATGGGCTCATCCTGGCGCGTCGGTGTGGTGAGCGGTGCAACGGGAAGCCTCGTCTCAGGTGGGCTATATCAGTTCAGCCGGAACCCGACCTTCGTCGGGCAATTCGCGCTGCTGGCCGGTGTCGCCCTGGCGGTGCCTGCCGTCCCGACGATCCTTGCGCCGATCCTGTTCCTCTGGTCGGCAGCCACGCAGGTCCGGTCGGAGGAAGCTGTGCTGCGCGAAGCCCTGGGGCCAGACTATGACCGCTATGTCGCATCGGTTCCGCGCTGGATCGGCATCCCGAGGAAGGCCGCGCCATGA
- the lspA gene encoding signal peptidase II, producing MTNPMMLLLVAATVLADQLTKAAALSLLSLGDAVPVLPGFGLALGFNEGSSFGMLSGVMAGKPLLMAALTGALTLIFAVMAVRARHPLERAGFVLVVGGALGNIIDRLRQGAVTDFLDLYWRNWHWPTFNVADIAITLGAVCILATSLSSRRRKEPVLDRH from the coding sequence ATGACCAATCCCATGATGCTTCTCTTGGTCGCCGCCACGGTGCTGGCCGACCAGCTGACCAAGGCGGCCGCCCTCTCGCTGCTTTCGCTGGGTGACGCGGTTCCAGTTCTTCCCGGCTTCGGGCTTGCGCTTGGCTTCAACGAAGGGTCGAGCTTCGGCATGCTGTCCGGCGTTATGGCAGGTAAGCCGCTGCTGATGGCCGCCTTGACCGGGGCACTGACCCTGATCTTCGCCGTCATGGCAGTTCGGGCGCGCCATCCGCTGGAGCGCGCAGGCTTCGTCCTGGTGGTAGGCGGTGCGCTTGGCAACATCATCGACCGGCTGCGGCAGGGCGCCGTGACCGACTTCCTCGACCTCTACTGGCGCAACTGGCACTGGCCCACGTTCAATGTCGCGGATATCGCGATCACTCTGGGCGCGGTGTGCATCCTCGCAACCTCTCTTTCCTCACGCCGCCGAAAGGAGCCTGTTCTTGACCGACACTGA
- a CDS encoding MFS transporter, with translation MTLPARTRTVSALGVIEIFAWGSTYYLMAVLAGPIAADTGWSVGMLSAGVSGGLLVAGFAAPTVGRLIQITGGRRVLATGMALIATGLVLLGSARSLPVYFAAWAILGLGMSAGLYDAAFSTLGRLFGRDARAAITQLTLWGGFASTVCWPISAWLVEIVGWRGTCFAYAALHLTVTLPISLCLLPRRPPAEEKAQSTGAMLPDLPGLLDLRFLYIVAAGVSLSMLATIWSIHLIRILTAEGYALATAIALGTLIGPAQVGARVLEMLGRGRHHPIWTMGSAVGLVLLGFLGLQLGAPASAALVAYGAGNGLWSIARGALPLTLFGSDRYAQTMGRLAMPMLFAAAAAPMIGAFLIEAFGADGTLAILSAMAAVPCVAALVLAASVHRQRRIPAV, from the coding sequence ATGACCCTTCCTGCAAGGACCCGTACCGTCTCTGCCCTCGGTGTGATTGAGATCTTCGCTTGGGGCAGCACTTATTACCTGATGGCGGTTCTGGCGGGTCCGATTGCCGCTGACACGGGTTGGAGCGTCGGCATGCTATCCGCCGGCGTATCCGGCGGTCTCTTGGTGGCGGGCTTCGCCGCGCCGACCGTGGGCCGGCTGATCCAAATTACCGGCGGCCGGCGAGTGCTGGCGACCGGGATGGCGCTGATTGCAACGGGCCTGGTTTTGCTTGGCAGCGCCCGAAGCCTGCCGGTGTATTTCGCCGCCTGGGCCATTCTCGGTCTCGGCATGTCGGCGGGCCTGTATGATGCGGCTTTCTCGACGCTCGGGCGGCTCTTCGGGCGAGACGCGCGGGCGGCGATCACCCAGCTCACCCTGTGGGGCGGTTTCGCCAGCACGGTTTGTTGGCCGATCTCGGCATGGCTGGTCGAGATCGTCGGCTGGCGAGGGACATGTTTCGCCTATGCGGCGCTACATCTGACGGTGACGCTGCCGATCAGCCTCTGTCTCCTGCCGCGGAGACCGCCCGCGGAAGAGAAGGCGCAGTCGACCGGAGCAATGCTGCCCGACCTGCCGGGTCTTCTCGATTTGCGCTTCCTGTACATCGTTGCGGCTGGCGTGAGCCTGTCGATGCTGGCGACCATCTGGTCGATCCATCTGATCAGGATCCTGACCGCCGAGGGATACGCATTGGCCACTGCGATTGCGCTCGGCACCTTGATCGGGCCGGCACAGGTCGGCGCCCGCGTCCTCGAGATGCTGGGCCGCGGGCGCCATCATCCGATCTGGACAATGGGTTCGGCGGTCGGTCTGGTGCTTCTCGGTTTTCTGGGTCTGCAGCTCGGAGCTCCTGCCTCCGCGGCGCTGGTCGCCTATGGGGCGGGAAATGGTCTTTGGTCGATCGCTCGCGGCGCTTTGCCGCTCACTCTCTTCGGGTCTGACCGCTACGCGCAGACGATGGGGCGCCTCGCCATGCCGATGCTTTTCGCCGCCGCCGCCGCGCCGATGATCGGTGCGTTTCTGATCGAGGCATTCGGAGCGGATGGCACCCTCGCGATACTTTCCGCCATGGCGGCCGTACCCTGCGTTGCCGCTCTGGTCCTCGCGGCCTCGGTTCATCGGCAACGAAGAATACCCGCTGTCTAG